Part of the Burkholderia humptydooensis genome, GCGGGCGCGCCCGTGTGCTTCGTGCAGCACGACGGCGGCGCGGACGACGACGTCGTGCCCGGCACGCCCGGCTGGCAACTGCACGCGGATCTCGTGTGCGCGGGTGCCGACTGGCGAATCCGCAAGCGCGAGAGCGACGCTTTCCACGACACGCCGCTTGCCGCGCAGCTCGGCGCGCACGGCGTCGACGCGGTCGTGATCTGCGGCTACGCGTCGGAGTTCTGCGTCGATTCGGCGGCGCGCCGCGCGGCGCTCCTCGGCTACCGGACGACGGTCGTCTCCGACCTGCATACGACGAACGACCGCGCGCACCTGAGCGCGGCACAAGTCGTCGCGCATCACAATTTCATCTGGAACAACTGTTCGTTTTCGGGCAACGGCGTCGCACCGCGGCCGCTCGACGACGTGCTCGCCACGGAGTTCGCATGACCATCAAGGCAGTCGTGTTCGATTTCGGCGGCGTGCTGATCGACTGGAGTCCCGAGTATCTGTACAGGCAACTGATTCCCGATGAAGTCGAGCGGCGCTGGTTCCTCACGCACGTGTGCGGGACGGACTGGGTGGTCAGGCAGGACGGCGGCCAGACGATCGAGGCGGGAACCGACGAGCGCGTCGCGCAGTTCCCCGAGCACGAAGCGCTGATCCGTGCGTTCTACGCGCGCTGGCACGAGATGATCGGCGGCGAGCTCGCGGGCGGCGCTGCGCTCGTCGACAGGCTCGACGCGCACGGCGTGCCGCTCTTCGGGCTCACGAACTGGTCCGCGCAGACGTTTCCGTATGCGTGGGAGAACTTTCCGGTGCTGCGGCGCTTCAAGGACATC contains:
- a CDS encoding HAD family hydrolase, which gives rise to MTIKAVVFDFGGVLIDWSPEYLYRQLIPDEVERRWFLTHVCGTDWVVRQDGGQTIEAGTDERVAQFPEHEALIRAFYARWHEMIGGELAGGAALVDRLDAHGVPLFGLTNWSAQTFPYAWENFPVLRRFKDIVVSGRVKLVKPDPAIYREMHARIVPHVPGVAPHELVFIDDNATNAAAATALGWHGIHHTSAEATQARLRELGVPG
- a CDS encoding isochorismatase family protein, whose product is MAKAAVIVVDMQRGLLQRAKPAYRLDEVVAGINRLTAAARAAGAPVCFVQHDGGADDDVVPGTPGWQLHADLVCAGADWRIRKRESDAFHDTPLAAQLGAHGVDAVVICGYASEFCVDSAARRAALLGYRTTVVSDLHTTNDRAHLSAAQVVAHHNFIWNNCSFSGNGVAPRPLDDVLATEFA